In Kitasatospora sp. NBC_00240, the following are encoded in one genomic region:
- a CDS encoding dipeptide ABC transporter ATP-binding protein: MAHGASALGSAAAPEEIAFDKPVRRGEPILEIRDLVKHFPLTKGILFKKQVGAVKAVDGISFDLVQGETLGIVGESGCGKSTLAKVLMNLEPATAGSVRFKGEEISHLSGAGLKAVRRNIQMVFQDPYTSLNPRMTVGDIIGEPYEIHPEVAPKGDRRKAVQDLLDVVGLNPEYINRYPHQFSGGQRQRIGIARGLALKPEVIICDEPVSALDVSVQAQVINLLEQLQTEFNLSYMFIAHDLSIVRHISDRVGVMYLGKMVEIGSDLEIYDHATHPYTQALLSAVPVPDPSAREDRDRIVLTGDVPSPANPPSGCRFRTRCWKAQERCATELPLLAAPSWLGGLAKHESACHFAAEREVEQSAAERGVDRGAAERGVEQSAAERGVDRGAGGPATGDTVPGTPGTPGTPGTPGTPGTPGTPGAPGGPEAGPGGGQTGLAPPD; the protein is encoded by the coding sequence ATGGCTCACGGAGCTAGCGCGCTGGGCAGCGCGGCCGCGCCGGAGGAGATCGCGTTCGACAAGCCCGTCCGACGGGGCGAGCCGATCCTCGAAATCCGGGACCTGGTCAAGCACTTCCCGCTCACCAAGGGCATCCTGTTCAAGAAGCAGGTCGGCGCGGTGAAGGCGGTCGACGGCATCAGCTTCGACCTGGTCCAGGGTGAGACGCTCGGCATCGTCGGCGAGTCCGGCTGCGGCAAGTCCACGCTGGCGAAGGTGCTGATGAACCTGGAGCCGGCCACCGCCGGTTCGGTGCGGTTCAAGGGGGAGGAGATCTCACATCTCTCCGGGGCCGGGCTGAAGGCCGTGCGCCGGAACATCCAGATGGTCTTCCAGGACCCGTACACCTCGCTGAACCCCCGGATGACGGTGGGCGACATCATCGGGGAGCCGTACGAGATCCACCCGGAGGTGGCGCCGAAGGGGGACCGCCGCAAGGCCGTCCAGGACCTGCTGGACGTGGTCGGGCTCAACCCGGAGTACATCAACCGGTACCCGCACCAGTTCTCCGGCGGTCAGCGCCAGCGCATCGGCATCGCCCGCGGCCTGGCGCTCAAGCCCGAGGTGATCATCTGCGACGAGCCGGTCTCCGCGCTGGACGTCTCCGTCCAGGCGCAGGTGATCAACCTGCTGGAGCAGCTGCAGACCGAGTTCAACCTGTCGTACATGTTCATCGCGCACGACCTCTCCATCGTCCGGCACATCTCCGACCGGGTCGGCGTGATGTACCTCGGCAAGATGGTCGAGATCGGGAGCGACCTGGAGATCTACGACCACGCGACGCACCCGTACACCCAGGCGCTGCTCTCCGCGGTCCCGGTGCCGGACCCGAGCGCGCGGGAGGACCGGGACCGGATCGTCCTCACCGGCGATGTGCCCTCGCCGGCCAACCCGCCGTCGGGCTGCCGGTTCCGCACCCGCTGCTGGAAGGCCCAGGAGCGCTGCGCGACCGAACTGCCGCTGCTGGCCGCGCCGTCCTGGCTCGGGGGGCTCGCGAAGCACGAGTCGGCTTGTCATTTCGCGGCGGAGCGCGAGGTTGAGCAGAGTGCGGCGGAGCGCGGGGTCGACCGGGGTGCGGCGGAGCGCGGGGTTGAGCAGAGTGCGGCGGAGCGCGGGGTCGACCGGGGTGCGGGCGGCCCCGCAACCGGTGACACGGTTCCCGGCACCCCCGGCACGCCCGGCACGCCCGGCACGCCCGGCACCCCCGGCACGCCCGGTACGCCCGGCGCCCCCGGAGGCCCGGAGGCCGGCCCCGGTGGCGGGCAAACCGGGTTGGCACCACCGGACTGA
- a CDS encoding ABC transporter ATP-binding protein gives MTTAVDTTKSARQAPYDGPLLDVRDLHVEFVTREGVARAVNGVNYSVSAGETLAVLGESGSGKSVTAQAIMGILDMPPARIPKGEIRYRGQDMLTMGKEERRKIRGQKIAMIFQDALSSLNPVLTVGFQLGEMFRAHTGASRKEAKAKAIDLMDRVRIPAAKERVGDYPHQFSGGMRQRIMIAMALALEPDLIIADEPTTALDVTVQAQVMDLLAELQAEYHMGLILITHDLGVVADVADKIAVMYAGRIVETAPVHELYASPAHPYTRGLLDSIPRLDQKGQELYAIKGLPPNLLRIPPGCAFNPRCPRAQDICRSEVPELFQVTEDDGTEQPGRGSACFFWKETLHGSRS, from the coding sequence GTGACCACTGCCGTCGACACCACCAAGAGCGCCCGGCAGGCTCCCTACGACGGGCCGCTGCTCGACGTCCGGGACCTGCACGTGGAGTTCGTCACCCGGGAGGGCGTCGCCCGCGCCGTCAACGGGGTCAACTACAGCGTCAGCGCGGGCGAGACGCTGGCCGTGCTGGGGGAGTCCGGGTCGGGCAAGTCGGTGACCGCGCAGGCGATCATGGGCATCCTGGACATGCCGCCGGCCCGGATCCCCAAGGGCGAGATCCGCTACCGCGGTCAGGACATGCTGACCATGGGCAAGGAGGAGCGGCGCAAGATCCGCGGCCAGAAGATCGCGATGATCTTCCAGGACGCGCTCTCCTCGCTGAACCCGGTACTGACCGTCGGGTTCCAGCTCGGCGAGATGTTCCGTGCCCACACCGGCGCCTCCCGCAAGGAGGCGAAGGCGAAGGCCATCGACTTGATGGACCGCGTCCGGATCCCCGCCGCGAAGGAACGGGTGGGGGACTACCCGCACCAGTTCTCGGGCGGTATGCGCCAGCGGATCATGATCGCGATGGCGCTGGCCCTGGAGCCGGACCTGATCATCGCGGACGAGCCCACCACGGCCCTGGACGTCACCGTCCAGGCCCAGGTGATGGACCTGCTGGCGGAGCTGCAGGCCGAGTACCACATGGGGCTGATCCTGATCACCCACGACCTCGGCGTGGTCGCCGACGTCGCGGACAAGATCGCCGTCATGTACGCCGGCCGGATCGTCGAGACCGCCCCGGTGCACGAGCTCTACGCCAGCCCCGCCCACCCGTACACCAGGGGCCTGCTGGACTCGATCCCGCGCCTGGACCAGAAGGGCCAGGAGCTCTATGCCATCAAGGGCCTGCCACCCAACCTGCTGCGGATCCCCCCGGGCTGCGCGTTCAACCCGCGCTGCCCCCGGGCCCAGGACATCTGCCGCAGCGAGGTGCCGGAGCTGTTCCAGGTCACCGAGGACGACGGCACCGAGCAGCCCGGCCGGGGCAGCGCCTGCTTCTTCTGGAAGGAGACCCTCCATGGCTCACGGAGCTAG
- a CDS encoding ABC transporter permease, translated as MPDIHDESGFEPHPKPGVDHLDYAGEQGRVVEEDTLIERDPAKREEARSLWGHAWRDLRTRPIFLISVVLILLLVIMAIFPWAFTDTNPRASDLVNDYLKRPDWTDFFGAGWFGYDGQGRSIYARVIYGARASITVGICVTALVTLLGGLTGMLAGYFGGWADAVISRITDIFFGIPLLLGALVLLGAFSARTVWSVVIALAVLGWTQIARVMRGAVLTVKQADYVMAGKALGAGTGRLMLRHILPNAVAPVIVVATIALGGYIAVEATLSFLGIGLQEPTISWGIDISSAQKVIRTAPYVMFFPAAALSITVLAFIMLGDAVRDALDPKLR; from the coding sequence ATGCCTGACATCCACGACGAGAGCGGGTTCGAGCCCCACCCGAAGCCCGGTGTCGACCACCTGGACTACGCGGGCGAGCAGGGCCGGGTGGTCGAAGAGGACACGCTGATCGAGCGGGACCCGGCCAAGCGCGAGGAGGCCCGCAGTCTCTGGGGCCATGCCTGGCGGGACCTGCGGACCCGGCCGATCTTCCTGATCTCGGTGGTGCTGATCCTGCTGCTGGTGATCATGGCCATCTTCCCCTGGGCGTTCACCGACACCAACCCGCGCGCCTCCGACCTGGTCAACGACTATCTCAAGCGGCCGGACTGGACGGACTTCTTCGGCGCGGGCTGGTTCGGCTACGACGGGCAGGGCCGGAGCATCTACGCCCGGGTGATCTACGGGGCTCGCGCGTCCATCACGGTCGGCATCTGCGTCACCGCCCTGGTCACCCTCCTCGGAGGGCTGACCGGCATGCTCGCCGGCTACTTCGGTGGCTGGGCCGACGCGGTGATCTCCCGGATCACCGACATCTTCTTCGGCATCCCGCTGCTGCTCGGCGCGCTGGTGCTGCTGGGCGCCTTCTCCGCCCGCACGGTGTGGAGCGTGGTCATCGCGCTGGCCGTCCTGGGCTGGACCCAGATCGCGAGGGTGATGCGCGGCGCGGTGCTGACGGTCAAGCAGGCCGACTACGTGATGGCGGGCAAGGCGCTCGGGGCCGGCACCGGCCGGTTGATGCTCCGGCACATCCTGCCGAACGCCGTGGCGCCGGTGATCGTGGTCGCGACGATCGCGCTCGGCGGCTACATCGCCGTCGAGGCGACGCTGAGCTTCCTCGGCATCGGTCTGCAGGAGCCCACCATCTCCTGGGGCATCGACATCTCCTCGGCGCAGAAGGTGATCCGCACCGCCCCGTACGTGATGTTCTTCCCGGCGGCCGCGCTGTCGATCACCGTGCTGGCCTTCATCATGCTGGGCGACGCGGTCCGCGACGCCCTCGACCCGAAGCTGCGCTGA
- a CDS encoding ABC transporter permease has protein sequence MGSYVLRRVLQMIPVFFGSTLLIFLMVYSLPGDPIVALFGDKAADPAQVAALRQKYYLDQPIWKQYLHYMGNLFQGDFGTSFTGRPVSEIMADAFPVTIRLALMAFVFELVVGLTLGVLSGLRRGSVVDTAVLILTLVVISIPVFVLAYIAQTIFATNLGWVTPTVQDSTDLSQLILPAIVLGSLSLAFVARLTRTSIGENLRADYIRTATAKGLPRRTIITRHLLRNSLIPVVTFLGTDLGALMGGAIVTEGIFNVQGIGNVLYRAINQKEGPTVVGIVTVLVIVYLVASLLVDLLYAVLDPRIRYA, from the coding sequence ATGGGCAGCTACGTACTCAGGCGAGTGCTGCAGATGATCCCGGTGTTCTTCGGCTCGACTCTGCTGATCTTCCTGATGGTCTACTCCCTGCCGGGCGACCCGATCGTGGCGCTCTTCGGCGACAAGGCCGCCGATCCGGCCCAGGTGGCGGCCCTCAGGCAGAAGTACTACCTGGACCAGCCGATCTGGAAGCAGTACCTGCACTACATGGGCAACCTGTTCCAGGGCGACTTCGGGACGAGCTTCACCGGCCGCCCGGTGTCCGAGATCATGGCGGACGCGTTCCCCGTGACCATCCGGCTCGCGCTGATGGCCTTCGTCTTCGAGCTGGTCGTCGGCCTGACGCTCGGCGTGCTCTCGGGCCTGCGCCGCGGGAGCGTCGTCGACACCGCGGTGCTGATCCTCACCCTGGTCGTCATCTCGATCCCGGTCTTCGTGCTGGCCTACATCGCGCAGACCATCTTCGCGACCAATCTGGGCTGGGTCACCCCGACCGTCCAGGACTCCACCGACCTCTCCCAACTCATCCTGCCCGCCATCGTCCTGGGATCGTTGTCACTGGCGTTCGTCGCCCGGCTCACCCGGACGTCCATCGGCGAGAACCTCCGGGCCGACTACATCCGCACGGCCACCGCCAAGGGCCTGCCCCGGCGCACCATCATCACCCGCCACCTGCTGCGCAACTCGCTGATCCCGGTGGTCACCTTCCTCGGGACCGACCTCGGGGCGCTGATGGGCGGTGCGATCGTCACCGAGGGCATCTTCAACGTGCAGGGCATCGGCAACGTCCTGTACCGGGCGATCAACCAGAAGGAAGGGCCCACCGTGGTCGGCATCGTGACCGTCCTGGTGATCGTCTACCTGGTCGCCAGCCTGCTCGTCGACCTGCTGTACGCGGTCCTGGACCCGAGGATCCGTTATGCCTGA
- a CDS encoding ABC transporter substrate-binding protein gives MPEATRVRWVLAAATSVALVASGCGSSGGGGSSSSDASKTFSYQSSEPQNPLQPANANEAGGGRIIQNLFKGLVDYDPSNATLRMQVADSIDTSDSQTFNVTLKSGWTFHDGTPVKSSNFVNAWNWAATTTNNQINSSWFSDIQGYKDVHPESGAPTTTTMSGLTVTDDTHFTIKLTTKVSYFEYKLGYIAFSPLPDSFYSDPAGFGQKPVGNGPYQFVSWDHNAQVVTKSYPNYKGVDPAKNGGIVFKMYTTAEAAYADLQSNNLDVMDQVPPSALATYKNDLGDRAIDSPQGAIQNIGFPLYQPDWAGPEKAKVRQGLSMAIDRATITKTVLQGSRAPASAWVAEGVEGYKQGNCGNFCNFDPAQAKQLITEGGGVPGNKLTITYNADGGHKEWVDAVCNSIRQNTGVDCVGDPKVDFKTARAAITGHTVTGAFRTGWVQDYPLNANFLADVYRTGAASNDFGYSSPEFDKLSTQADQADSIQASATGYQQAEAVLQQDMPAIPLWYYRTNSGYSTNVQNVTFDSFGNPAWTQVEVKG, from the coding sequence ATGCCCGAAGCCACCCGCGTTCGATGGGTCCTCGCCGCTGCGACTTCGGTGGCCCTGGTGGCCAGCGGGTGTGGCAGTAGCGGGGGAGGCGGCAGCAGCTCGTCGGATGCCAGCAAGACCTTCAGCTACCAGAGCAGCGAGCCGCAGAACCCGCTCCAGCCCGCGAACGCGAACGAGGCGGGTGGCGGTCGCATCATCCAGAACCTCTTCAAGGGCCTGGTCGACTACGACCCGAGCAACGCGACGCTGCGGATGCAGGTGGCCGACTCGATCGACACCAGTGACTCGCAGACCTTCAACGTGACGCTGAAGTCCGGCTGGACCTTCCACGACGGTACGCCGGTCAAGTCGAGCAACTTCGTCAACGCCTGGAACTGGGCCGCGACGACCACCAACAACCAGATCAACAGCTCGTGGTTCTCCGACATCCAGGGCTACAAGGACGTCCACCCCGAGAGCGGTGCGCCGACCACCACGACCATGTCCGGGCTGACCGTCACCGACGACACGCACTTCACCATCAAGCTGACCACCAAGGTGTCGTACTTCGAGTACAAGCTCGGCTACATCGCCTTCTCGCCGCTGCCCGACAGCTTCTACAGCGACCCGGCCGGCTTCGGCCAGAAGCCGGTCGGCAACGGCCCGTACCAGTTCGTCAGCTGGGACCACAACGCGCAGGTCGTCACGAAGTCGTACCCCAACTACAAAGGGGTGGACCCGGCGAAGAACGGCGGCATCGTCTTCAAGATGTACACCACCGCCGAGGCCGCGTACGCGGACCTGCAGTCCAACAACCTGGACGTGATGGACCAGGTGCCGCCGTCCGCGCTGGCGACGTACAAGAACGACCTCGGCGACCGGGCGATCGACTCCCCGCAGGGCGCGATCCAGAACATCGGCTTCCCGTTGTACCAGCCCGACTGGGCGGGGCCGGAGAAGGCGAAGGTGCGCCAGGGCCTGTCGATGGCGATCGACCGGGCCACCATCACCAAGACGGTGCTGCAGGGTTCGCGTGCCCCCGCCTCCGCCTGGGTCGCCGAGGGCGTCGAGGGCTACAAGCAGGGCAACTGCGGGAACTTCTGCAACTTCGACCCGGCCCAGGCGAAGCAGCTGATCACCGAGGGCGGCGGGGTCCCCGGGAACAAGCTGACGATCACCTACAACGCGGACGGCGGCCACAAGGAGTGGGTCGACGCCGTCTGCAACTCGATCCGCCAGAACACCGGGGTGGACTGCGTCGGCGACCCGAAGGTCGACTTCAAGACCGCCCGCGCGGCGATCACCGGCCACACGGTCACCGGCGCCTTCCGCACCGGCTGGGTGCAGGACTACCCGCTGAACGCGAACTTCCTGGCCGACGTCTACCGCACCGGCGCCGCCTCCAACGACTTCGGCTACAGCAGCCCCGAGTTCGACAAGCTGTCCACCCAGGCGGACCAGGCCGACAGCATCCAGGCCTCGGCCACCGGTTACCAGCAGGCCGAGGCGGTGCTCCAGCAGGACATGCCGGCCATCCCGCTCTGGTACTACCGCACCAACTCGGGCTACTCCACCAACGTCCAGAACGTCACGTTCGACTCCTTCGGCAACCCGGCCTGGACCCAGGTCGAGGTCAAGGGCTGA
- a CDS encoding dipeptide ABC transporter ATP-binding protein, producing the protein MAEPILEVKDLVKHYPLSQGILFKKQVGAVKAVDGISFELMQGETLGIVGESGCGKSTLAKVLMNLEQATSGQVLFKGEDISRLSGQALKAVRRNIQMVFQDPYTSLNPRMTVGDIIGEPYEIHPEVAPKGDRRKAVQDLLDVVGLNPEYINRYPHQFSGGQRQRIGIARGLALKPEVIICDEPVSALDVSVQAQVINLLEQLQTEFNLSYMFIAHDLSIVRHISDRVGVMYLGKMVEIGTDEQIYDHATHPYTQALLSAVPVPDPTGRENRERIILSGDIPSPANPPSGCRFRTRCWKAEERCATEVPLLAVPELLKGPAAHDSACHFAEVVAPVAA; encoded by the coding sequence ATGGCTGAGCCCATCCTGGAGGTCAAGGACCTGGTCAAGCACTACCCGCTGTCCCAGGGCATCCTCTTCAAGAAGCAGGTCGGCGCGGTCAAGGCGGTCGACGGCATCAGCTTCGAGCTGATGCAGGGTGAGACGCTCGGCATCGTCGGCGAGTCGGGCTGCGGCAAGTCGACGCTCGCCAAGGTGCTGATGAACCTGGAGCAGGCCACTTCCGGCCAGGTCCTGTTCAAGGGCGAGGACATCTCCCGGCTCTCCGGCCAGGCCCTGAAGGCCGTCCGCCGCAACATCCAGATGGTCTTCCAGGACCCGTACACCTCGCTGAACCCCCGCATGACGGTGGGCGACATCATCGGGGAGCCGTACGAGATCCACCCGGAGGTGGCGCCGAAGGGCGACCGCCGCAAGGCCGTCCAGGACCTGCTGGACGTCGTGGGTCTGAACCCGGAGTACATCAACCGGTACCCGCACCAGTTCTCCGGCGGTCAGCGCCAGCGCATCGGCATCGCCCGCGGCCTGGCGCTCAAGCCCGAGGTGATCATCTGCGACGAGCCGGTCTCCGCGCTGGACGTCTCCGTCCAGGCCCAGGTGATCAACCTGCTGGAGCAGCTGCAGACCGAGTTCAACCTGTCGTACATGTTCATCGCGCACGACCTCTCCATCGTCCGGCACATCTCCGACCGGGTCGGCGTGATGTACCTCGGCAAGATGGTCGAGATCGGTACGGACGAGCAGATCTACGACCACGCCACGCACCCGTACACCCAGGCGCTGCTCTCCGCCGTGCCGGTGCCGGACCCGACCGGCCGGGAGAACCGCGAGCGGATCATCCTCTCCGGGGACATCCCCTCCCCGGCGAACCCGCCGTCCGGCTGCCGGTTCCGCACCCGCTGCTGGAAGGCCGAGGAGCGCTGCGCCACCGAGGTGCCGCTGCTGGCCGTGCCCGAGCTGCTGAAGGGCCCGGCGGCGCACGACTCCGCCTGCCACTTCGCCGAGGTCGTGGCGCCGGTCGCCGCCTGA